The genomic window AAGCCATGGCGGAATTCACCAAGAACGGGAACGCGCTGGTCTACCGGTCCGGGTATGAAATCCTGAAAGTGGAACCCTGGGGGCGCAACGGGGTCCGCGTCCGCGCGACGAAGAATCCATCCTTCCGGGAAGATTGGATCGGCGCGCTGCTGGACTCCGGCGAAAATCCGGCCGGGATCGAAATCCATGACAGCGGCGCCGGCCTTCGCAATGGAATCCTTGCGGCGCGCATCGGAACGGAAGGCGAACTCTCTTTTTGGAACCACAAAAGCGGCGAAGAGCTGCTGCGCGAGCAGCCGGTCCACAGCTTAACCATCCCCGCCCGCCATTACCGCGAACTGCAGGGGGGCCTGTACCGCGTCGAAACCGGCTTCCGACCGCACGAAGGCGAACGCCTCTTCGGCCTCGGTCAGCACCAGCACGGCCGGCTCGATCAGAAGGGATGCGTCGTCGATCTTATCCAGCGGAACACGGAGGTCGCGGTCCCCTTTGTGCTCTCCAGCCGGGGATATGGCTTTCTATGGAACAATCCGGCCGTCGGGCGGGTGGAACTCGGCCGAAACGCCACCCGCTGGGTGGCGGAAGCCTGCCCCCAATTGGATTATTGGATCACCGCGGACGACGATCCCAAACGGATCCTCGCGAATTACGCCGACGTCACCGGTCATGCGCCGATGCTGCCCGAATGGGCCGCCGGTTTCTGGCAGTGCAAACTGCGCTACGCCAGCCAGGCGGAACTGGAAGCGGTGGCCGAGGAATATTCCCGGCGCAAGCTGCCCCTCTCGGTGCTGGTCATCGATTTCTTCCATTGGACCCGCCAGGGCGATTGGCGGTTCGACCCGCACGCCTGGCCGGATCCCGCCGCCATGGTTCGCAAGCTGGAAAAGCTGGGGGTGAAGGTGATGGTCTCGGTCTGGCCGACCGTCAACCGCCACAGCCCCGCCTTCGAGGAAATGCGGCACAGCGGATTCATCCTCCGCAACAAAGCCGGCTCGCCCGCCCATTCGTATTTCACGGATATCGGGGACGAGGATGGAACGTACGTGCATTTTTATGATTCGACAAATCCGGCCGCCAGAAAATGCATCTGGGAAAAGGTCAAACGGGGATACTACCTCCAGGGGATCAAAACGTATTGGCTCGACGCGTGTGAGCCGGAAATTGTCCCGTTCCATCCGGAAAACCTGGAGTTCTACTGCGGGGACGGGAGCGCCGTCGCCAATGCGTACCCGCTCGAGCACGTGCGCGGATTTTACGAAGGGATGCGCGCCGAAGGAGAGGAAGAAATCCTGTTCCTGTGCCGCTCCGCCTGGGCGGGCAGCCAACGCTTCGGCGCCGCCGTCTGGTCCGGGGATATCAGCTCCAGCTTCGAAGCCTTGCGGGCCCAGGTGCCGGCGGGCCTGAACATGGCCCTCAGCGGCATTCCCTGGTGGACCACCGACATCGGCGGGTTCCACGGCGGGGACGGGGCCGCGCCGGAATTCCGCGAGCTGATCGTGCGCTGGTTCCAATACGGCGCGTTCTGCCCGCTGTTCCGGCTGCACGGGCACCGCCTGCCGAATGCGGATATCTTCCACGGCGGGCCGAACGAGGTCTGGTCCTTCGGCGAAGAAGCCTACGCCATTTTTCGCGAGTACCTGATGCTCCGCGAACGCCTGCGGCCCTACATCCTGGATCAAATGCGCATCGCCCACGAAACCGGCCTTCCCCCCATGCGTCCCTTGTTTGTGGATTTCCCATCGGATGCGGACTGTTGGGCGGTCGAGGACGAATACCTGTTCGGGCTGGACTTGCTGGTGGCGCCGGTTCTGGACGCCGGCGCCCGAAGCAGGAGGGTGTACCTGCCCGCCGGCAGTTCCTGGAAAAACGCCTGGACGGACCAACCCACCCCCGGCGGGCGGTGGATCGACGCGGACGCGCCGCTGGAACGCATTCCGCTCTTCCTGCGCGGAAACGCCGCGCTGCCGATCCGGGGCGGATGAGCGCGCATATCATGACAAGACCGCTCGCCCGTTTCCTGTTCCACGAACGGTCCTGCCGCCGAGCAAGCCGCGAGGCCGGCCACTCCCAGGCCTCCACCGCATTAAAAATAATTGCCTTACCCGAATATAGAATGTATACTCGTTAACGCCGTTGACCATCATCCCGTCTGGAAATCCATGAAAAGGATGCCTTGCAACCTGAAGCATTCACTCCCGCATCGGCGATCCCTGCTTCGTGATCCGAGCGATGTTTTCAGCGTTCCATCTTTCATTCCTTCGGGGAGAATAATCCAATGGCCCGCTTAATTCCTTCCCCCATCGGCCGCTTTCCCGGTTTCGAATCCATCCCTGGAAACGGGCGGACCGCCTTCCGCCGGGAAGCGGAGGGATCGTGGACGGACACGCTCCATCCGGCGGGGTCGGCTTCCGGGGAAGGCCCAGGGCCGAAATCCGGAACCGCACAGGAAACCCCATATCTGAAATACCTGTTGCTCCTGGGCGGCATATGTCTATGCTGCCTGTGCATGGGCGTGATCGGATCCATCGGGGCGTATTACGCCTGGCGGGGCTCCGGCGGCGAGCCCGTCTCCGCGCAATCCTCCCCGCTTCCGGACACACCCGCGACCCGGGCCGCCGGAATAAAAATCGGCCTTTCCTTCCCCGACTTCGGGTCCGAGCGGTGGAAGAACGACGCCGAGTTGATGACGAAACTGCTGGAACAACAGGGCTATGCAGTCATCATCCAGGAGGCCGCCCACGACGTCAAGCTGCAGAACGATCAGATCGACCACATGGTCTCGCAGGGCGTCGAGGGCCTGATTGTCATCGCCGAGGACGGTTATGCCGTAGCCTCCGCCGTAGACCGGGCGGTCAAGGCCGGCGTGAAGGTCATCGCCTACGACCGCCTGATCATGACCGCCGGCATCTCCGCCTACATCTCCTTCGACAGCGTCGAGGTCGGGCGCCAGCAGGCGCTGGGCGTTCTGACGGCGCTGGGCATCCCGGGCGGGGATCAGTGGACGAAGAACAATCCCGCTAAAATCGTTTTATCCGGCGGATCCCCGACCGACAACAACGCCATCCGCATCCGCCAGGGCCAGATAAGCGGGATCGAGACCTACCTCGACGAGGGCATCGTCCGGATCGTCGCCGATCAGTGGGTCGATAATTGGAATCCCGCGACCGCCGAGAGGATGATGGAGAACATCCTCACCGCCCAGCAGAACCAAATCGACGGCGTGATCGCCTCCAACGACGGCACCGCGCTGGCCGAATTGGAGGCGATGCGGGCTCAAGGCCTGGCCGGCACAGTTCCGATCTCCGGGCAGGATGCCACCGCCGACGGCTGCAACAGCATCGTCAAGGGCGAACTGACCGTCACCGTGTTCAAAGACATCCGCCTGCTGGCGTCGAAAGCCGTGACCCTGCTCGTAACCCTGCTCAAGGGCGAAAACCCTTCCTATTTGCGCCAATACACGATCGCCGAACTGACCGTGGACAGCACCCGAACCGGAAGCGTGATGGTCGACTTCCTGCCGGTGGTTGCGGTCACGAAGGACAACGTCTACGAAGTCGTGGTCAAGAGCTGCTTCCAACCGTACGACGACGTGTACCGCGACATTCCGGATGGGGAGCGGCCTCCCCGGGTGAGTTGCGACTGATCTCCGCCGCTTCCGCGGAAACCGATCGGGCATCCCGGCTCCCCTGCGTATCCGTCAATGCTTCGACATCCGCCGGACCAGCGGCACTCCGGGAAGGCTCGGCTTCCGCCTGGATTCCGATTTTCCGGTTGAAAAATATGCCGGCGCCGGGAGGAAGTTCCTATTACGCGGAACCGGCCGCACCGGCGCCGACCCAAACGTTCATCTGCGATTCGCCGCGGTTGCCCCACAGCGCATACGGGATAAAGCATAACGGACGGCCGTCACCGGTTGTCCCCCGCAGGACATGAATTCCGCCGAGCAGTTCCGGCGCCGGCTCGGCTCGCAGTGAGGACGGATCCGCTTGGCAATCGAACAGGTCGATCCCCGGGTTGTCGACGCTTTCCAGGCAATAGACCAGCGGGCCGCGCGTCACGGCCGCCTTGCCGCGGTGCCCCTTCACGCGCGGGTGGGCGCGCCGCAGGGCGATCCCCATATCAAAGCGGACACTCACCACGTCCCCCGGCGACCAGAGCCGGTTCAGCGCCAGGAATCGCGCCGGACGCGGATCGTAGCCCTGGGCGGTGGGCGCGAACGCCGCCGTGGAAGGCGGCGCCTCCCACGGCTCGCCGTTTACGGCCACGGCGGTTTCCTTGCTCCAGGAAGGCAAACGGATGTGTAGCGGGAATTCCACCGGGGTTTCCGGGATCAACCGGATCGCCGCGGTTCCATCGAAAGGCAAGCCGGATTCGATTTTCACCCCCAATGGCCCTTTCGCCTCCACCGGGCCCTCGCACCCGATATACTGATGAATCCAAAAACCCTTCCGGTCGGTGGAAAAAACATACTTCGCCAAATCCGCCCAGGTCCGCGAAAGGTTGGAGGGACAGCAGGGCACGCCGAACCAGGGCCGGCGCGTCACCCCGCCCCGGCAGGCCAGCGGATTGTTGTACAGGTAGCTCGTCCTATCCAGCCCCATCCCGACCGAGGCGGCGTTATAAAGCTGCCACTCGAGCAGGTCGCTGTACTTCGCCTCGCTTGTGGCGAGTGCCATTTCCCAGTTCCAGAAAATCCCCGCCAGGGCGGCGCAAGTCTCGGCGTAGGCGAATTCCGGATCGAGCTCGTAATCCCGGCCGAATCCTTCCATTCCGGGCAAGGAACCGAGCCCGCCGGTGACGTACATCCGGCGCGAAACCATGCGCTCCCAGCTTCGTTCCAGAGCGGACAACAGGCCTGCCTCCGGCGCGAGCCGGTCCAGCATCGCCGCGGCGGTTTGCAGATACCCAAAGCGAACCGCATGCCCCATCGGGACGGTCTGCTTTCTGATCGGTGCGTGCTGTTGAAAATATCCGCCGGTGAGGGCTCCGGCCAGCCAGCGGACCTTGGTGCCAGCCGGCTCTTTGGCTTGATTGGGGGGCGGAAGCCGGAAGGGCGCATAACCGGGATGGGCCGCGAGGTAATCTCGCCGCCGCCGTTGGATGATGGAGCCGCGCTTTTGCGATCCGAGGTATTGGCGCAGGAAGGAAAGCGCGAAGAAGGGGGTCCGCCCGCGCCGTTCGAGGAACTGGCGCGCCAAATTCAGGTAAGATTCTTCACCGGTCAGGCGGAACAAACGCAACAAGGCGATCTCGATCTCCTCGTGGCCGGTGGTCCACTCCGGACCTTTGCCGAGGAATTCCCGCACCAGCAGGTCCGCGGCGGCTTCGGCCACCCTCAGCGATTCCGCACTGCCGGCGGCTTCGTGGTGGGAGAGGCAGGCTTCGATCAGGTGGCCGTGGCAATAGAGCTCGTGCTCGATCTGCAGGTTCACCCAGCGAACGCCGGGGAAATGGATCTGGTTGTAGGTGAACAGGTAGCCGTCGGCGGTTTGGGCGCGGGCCACCAGTCCGAGGAATTCCTCCATCCGCCCCGCCAGTTTGGAATCCGGATGATGGATATAAACCCTGGCGGCGGCATCCAGCCACTTGTAGGCGTCGGAATCGGC from Anaerolineales bacterium includes these protein-coding regions:
- a CDS encoding glycoside hydrolase family 31 protein gives rise to the protein MAEFTKNGNALVYRSGYEILKVEPWGRNGVRVRATKNPSFREDWIGALLDSGENPAGIEIHDSGAGLRNGILAARIGTEGELSFWNHKSGEELLREQPVHSLTIPARHYRELQGGLYRVETGFRPHEGERLFGLGQHQHGRLDQKGCVVDLIQRNTEVAVPFVLSSRGYGFLWNNPAVGRVELGRNATRWVAEACPQLDYWITADDDPKRILANYADVTGHAPMLPEWAAGFWQCKLRYASQAELEAVAEEYSRRKLPLSVLVIDFFHWTRQGDWRFDPHAWPDPAAMVRKLEKLGVKVMVSVWPTVNRHSPAFEEMRHSGFILRNKAGSPAHSYFTDIGDEDGTYVHFYDSTNPAARKCIWEKVKRGYYLQGIKTYWLDACEPEIVPFHPENLEFYCGDGSAVANAYPLEHVRGFYEGMRAEGEEEILFLCRSAWAGSQRFGAAVWSGDISSSFEALRAQVPAGLNMALSGIPWWTTDIGGFHGGDGAAPEFRELIVRWFQYGAFCPLFRLHGHRLPNADIFHGGPNEVWSFGEEAYAIFREYLMLRERLRPYILDQMRIAHETGLPPMRPLFVDFPSDADCWAVEDEYLFGLDLLVAPVLDAGARSRRVYLPAGSSWKNAWTDQPTPGGRWIDADAPLERIPLFLRGNAALPIRGG
- a CDS encoding glycoside hydrolase family 127 protein, producing MGHMQEFSIRQIAIRDPYWSPRLETNAARAIWHQWDQLEASGCIDNFRIAAGEKAGWREGWFFADSDAYKWLDAAARVYIHHPDSKLAGRMEEFLGLVARAQTADGYLFTYNQIHFPGVRWVNLQIEHELYCHGHLIEACLSHHEAAGSAESLRVAEAAADLLVREFLGKGPEWTTGHEEIEIALLRLFRLTGEESYLNLARQFLERRGRTPFFALSFLRQYLGSQKRGSIIQRRRRDYLAAHPGYAPFRLPPPNQAKEPAGTKVRWLAGALTGGYFQQHAPIRKQTVPMGHAVRFGYLQTAAAMLDRLAPEAGLLSALERSWERMVSRRMYVTGGLGSLPGMEGFGRDYELDPEFAYAETCAALAGIFWNWEMALATSEAKYSDLLEWQLYNAASVGMGLDRTSYLYNNPLACRGGVTRRPWFGVPCCPSNLSRTWADLAKYVFSTDRKGFWIHQYIGCEGPVEAKGPLGVKIESGLPFDGTAAIRLIPETPVEFPLHIRLPSWSKETAVAVNGEPWEAPPSTAAFAPTAQGYDPRPARFLALNRLWSPGDVVSVRFDMGIALRRAHPRVKGHRGKAAVTRGPLVYCLESVDNPGIDLFDCQADPSSLRAEPAPELLGGIHVLRGTTGDGRPLCFIPYALWGNRGESQMNVWVGAGAAGSA
- a CDS encoding substrate-binding domain-containing protein, producing MGVIGSIGAYYAWRGSGGEPVSAQSSPLPDTPATRAAGIKIGLSFPDFGSERWKNDAELMTKLLEQQGYAVIIQEAAHDVKLQNDQIDHMVSQGVEGLIVIAEDGYAVASAVDRAVKAGVKVIAYDRLIMTAGISAYISFDSVEVGRQQALGVLTALGIPGGDQWTKNNPAKIVLSGGSPTDNNAIRIRQGQISGIETYLDEGIVRIVADQWVDNWNPATAERMMENILTAQQNQIDGVIASNDGTALAELEAMRAQGLAGTVPISGQDATADGCNSIVKGELTVTVFKDIRLLASKAVTLLVTLLKGENPSYLRQYTIAELTVDSTRTGSVMVDFLPVVAVTKDNVYEVVVKSCFQPYDDVYRDIPDGERPPRVSCD